The sequence CCGGCATCGACTAAAATACCGCCCAAGGGGCCATCGCCCCGCACTCGAATGTTCACCCGTCCTTGGGGCTGCTTCATACTAGAGGCCAGCAGCAGCCCAGCCGACAGCGTGCGGCCCAGAGCCGCCGTAGCCACATAGGACAGGTGGTGGCGCTGCCGGGCTACCTCGGTCAATTTGGTGGTAACGACGCCTACCACCCGGATTCCCCCATCGGCAGCGGTGGCCCGAATAAGTTGATCTACCATGCGCTCCCTAGCCTTACTTAATATTGCTTATCAATTATTGTAGAAGGTTTGAGGGGTATAGGTTTGAGGGGGGTTACCGACCCAATGGCGATCGCATCATAGCGCCGCCCCTCTCTCATCTCACGGGTTTTCTTTTGGCATACTGAAAGGTGTTGTTTGCGGGCACGTCACCACCCTATGCTAGGCACATTTCAACACAGCCGCCTTCGCATCGAATTAGAGGCCACTCAGGGGCAAATTCAATCCAGCTTGGTGCAGCCCAGCCAGTTCAGTCAATGGCTTTGGCCCCAGCGGTTTAGTCAGGGCCTACCTGATGAATTGCACAGCGATCTGAGCTTCAACAGCTATGTTGGCCCCATCGCAGTTCACCACCAGGTCACCCAGGTCACCGATCACAGCTTGCACATGGTGCTATCGGGAGGAATCGACGGGTTTCATGAGTGGTATTGGGGCAATCAGTGGGTGCAATCGCGCCTCGAAGGAATAACCGCCTTACCCCTAAACCTAGGCCATAGCTTGGCGATCATGCGGCTACGGCAGTATTTACAGCCGTCTACCAGGCCCAGCACATAGCCCTATACCAATAGCGCCTACGCCGGTGGCATCACACTGAGAGAACTGGCCCTAGCGTCTGTACCAGCTCATCTAAAAACTGGGCTTGGGCTTTAATAATTCGCCGTTTGGCCTCTGCTAATGGAAACCAGGCGGCTTGATCGACCTCAGGAAACTCCTTTAGCACCCCTGAATTGGGTGGCCACTCCAGCACAAAGGTATTGCTGTGCAGGTTAGCAGGGTTGAAGTTGCCCTCAAAGGCCCAGGCAAATACCAGCTTGCCTCCGGCCTGACGCACTGGCCGCAGGGGGCGAAAGTCACCTACCGGGGCCTGGCCAGTTTCTTCAAAAAATTCTCGTTTGGCGGCGGCAAAGGTGTCTTCGCCAGGGTCGATTTCACCCTTGGGAATGGTCCAGGCTTGCCAGCGGCGATTGACCCAGTAAGGGCCACCGGAGTGCACCAGCAGCACCTCCAGGTGACAATTCTGGATTCGATACATGAGTAGCCCTGCGCTTTTTTTAGCCATGGCAGCGATCGCACTATACCTCAGCACCTCTCCCAGGCCAAGGCATGCTGGCCTCAGATCATCAGTATTTACACACTACACCCAGGAACTCTATCGACCAATTAGATTGCATCTAATTTAAATTGCATCTAATTAGGTGGCACTCGGTTTAGGACAGCCCGTTGACCCGGAGTAGCTAGAGCTCATTGATCTCCAGAGTTCCCAAGATTATCCCTACAGCACCTCTACAGTAGCTCAGACAGCCATCTCTAGATAGCCCCAGCGTATGAGCACCGGGTAAAATCCCCGGAAGGTTAAACCGTGGCTTAGCATACCTATAGAGGTAGCATCAGCAGCTAGCCTCCGCCATAGCGATCAAGCATCAAACGGTCAGCGACGTTTGCCAAAATTAACTATGCCTTATCAGTGCGACCTTAGCCCTAGCCAAAAGATATATCTTGACAACCCCGGTACCGCCACTCTTATTACCTTGGTCAACAGTGGTCCTGGTCAGCAGCAGCAGTCTAGCACTCAGGTGCAAACCGGCCCCTGGACAGAAGCACCCCAAATCGTCTTGGGCTCTGGCGGCAGACTGATTCGCTGTGTTGCCGCCCAGGGCGTGTTTATTTGGCAGGTGCAGGGCATGCAGATTGAGACAACTCATGCGGCCGCTTGGCCTGGCGATCGGGCAACGCCCATGCAAGTTACCGCCGTGAGTCTCACCTCACCTATGCAGCCTATGCAACCTATGCAACCCATGAAAATGGGTGATATGGACATGTCTGCTCAGCCAATGACTATGCGTATGGGCACTATGTCCCTGGGTTTAGGCAACACCAATACCCAAACAGACAAGCAAAAATTTTGCACCCAATGCGGAGCAGCGGTTGACGCTAGCGATCGCTTCTGTGGTAGCTGCGGTCATCAGCTGCGGTAGCACCCCCAGATACGCTAAAAACGTCTCAGGAGACAATTCTTCCCCAAGACGTTTTTAGATGAAGCTCACAGTTCCTAGAGACTGGACTGGGTCTTACCCAGATTGCCCAAAGACATTTCGATAGTCCTAGACAGGTTTCGTGCGCTCGAGTCGTGCCGCTTTCTCGCTGTCATCGGCAAAGAATGTTGCGTAGAACCACCCCGCCAGCAGAGCGCCCAAAATAGGAGCAACCCAGAACAACCATAGCTGAGCAACCAGCGGTCCACCCACAAACAGCGCCGGGCCAGTACTGCGGGCCGGGTTAACGGAGGTGTTGGTCACCGGAATGCTAATCAGGTGAATTAACGTTAGGGCCAGACCAATGGCTACTGGTGCCAAACCAACCGGAGCCCGAAAGTCGGTGGCACCAAGGATGATCATCAAGAAGAAGAAGGTCATCACCACTTCGCACACCAAGCAGGCCAACAGGCTAAAGCCGCCGGGAGAATGGACACCAAACCCATTGGTCGCCAGGGGGTTGCCCACCGAAGGATCGATCACAAAATCGGATTGCCCGGTAGCGATGAGATAGATAATGCCGGCACCTACCACAGCACCCAACACCTGGGACACAATATAGGGCAGCAGCTCTCCTCCTGGGAAACGCCCCGCTGCCCACAGACCAAAGGACACTGCCGGATTGAGGTGGCAACCCGAGATATGGCCAATGGCATAGGCCATGGTTAATACGGTTAAACCAAAGGCAAGGGATACGCCCAGAAACCCAATACCTAAATCGAAGGCTCCACTGCCATCTAAAAACTGACCTGCCAGCACAGCGCTACCGCAGCCGCCCAGCACCAACCACAACGTACCCAAAAACTCAGCCACACAACGCTTTGTGAGGGGCATTGTTCACCACTCCTATCAACGATTTTTCTGTCAATTAGTGTTGCCTGATACAGATTTGGATCAGCCACTAAAACCTCAAGGCAACAGTACCGCAAGACTATAAGAGTTTTATAAGTCTCAAGCGCTATAACCTTGCTCGGCTCGCTACGCCAATTGCCCCAGCCTGCTACCCTGGGGTAGGTGCTTTGCTCTGATCACAATCACTAGAGCTACCCAGTATCAGCTTTTTATGCCTTAGGGATAGTAGGAAACAGCGCTCATTATGGGAATGCAAGTCTGGCCAGGTCGTCCCCACCCCCTAGGGGCCACCTGGGATGGCACGGGTACAAACTTCGCCCTGTTTTCAGAAAATGCCACGGCCGTCGAGATCTGTCTCTTTGACGCTGGCAATCAAGAAATCCGTGTTCCTCTCATTGAGGTCGATAACTTTGTCTGGCACGGTTACCTAGTCGGGGTAAAGCCAGGCCAGCGCTATGGTTTTCGGGTGCACGGCCCTCACGACCCTGAGGCAGGGCAGCGTTTTAATCCCCACAAACTGTTGATTGATCCCTATGCCAAGGCACTGGATGGGGATGTGCAGTTCGATCCAGCCATTTTTGGCTACGATATCGAGTCCAGCGACGATCTTGAGCGCCTCGATCTGTCGTTCTCTCAGATCGATAGTGCACCCTATATGCCCAAGGCGATCGTGGTTGACCCAGCCTTTGACTGGGAGGGCGATCGCTCTCCCGATACCCCCTGGCATCGCACCATCATCTATGAGACCCACGTTAAAGGGCTCACCCAACAGCATCCCCAGGTGCCGACAGAGCTGCGAGGTACCTACGCTGGGCTAGCCCATCCCGCCATTATCGATCACCTGACTCACTTAGGCATTACCGCCGTCGAGTTATTGCCGGTGCATCACTTCCACGCCTACCCAGGGCACCTGGCCAATACCGGACTGCGCAATTACTGGGGCTACGACTCACTCAACTACTTTTCTCCCTACGGTGGCTACAGCAGTGCTGGCCAGCATGGCGAACAGGTGAACGAGTTCAAGTCCATGGTCAAAGCTCTTCACCAGGCGGGTATTGAGGTCATCTTAGATGTGGTCTACAACCACACTGGGGAAGGCAGCCACCTGGGGCCAACCCTTAGCCTGCGAGGTATCGATAACGCCGCCTACTATCGCCTAGTTGAAGATGCCCCCCGCTACTACATGGACTTCACTGGCTGCGGCAATTCCCTCAACGTCAGGCATCCCCAAATTCTCAAGCTGATTATGGACAGCTTGAGATACTGGGTGCTCGAAATGCACGTTGACGGCTTCCGGTTTGATCTGGCCTCGGCGCTGGCCCGCGAATTGTACGAAGTAGACAGCTTGGCTGCGTTCTTCGACATCATCCACCAAGACCCGGTGTTATCGACCATTAAACTCATCGCCGAGCCCTGGGATCTTGGCGAAGGCGGCTATCAAGTCGGCAACTTTCCGCTGCTGTGGTCAGAGTGGAACGGCAAGTACCGTGACTCCATGCGCGACTTTTGGCGCGACCACGATTGCCGGTTGGGCGAGTTTGCATTTCGCATTACGGGCAGCTCCGACCTGTACCAGGCCAACGGCAAGCGTCCCCATGCCAGCATCAATTTCATCACCTGCCATGACGGCTTTACCCTACGGGATCTCGTCAGCTATAACGAAAAGCACAACCTGGCCAACCACGAAAACAACCGCGACGGCGAAAGCTACAACCGCTCCTGGAACTGTGGGGCCGAGGGCGAAACTGAAGAACCTGAAATTTTGGCGCTGCGCCACAAGCAGCAGCGTAACCTATTGGCCACCCTGTTGCTTTCCCAGGGGGTACCCATGCTGTTGGGCGGTGACGAATTAAACCGTACTCAGCAGGGCAACAATAACACCTACTGCCAAGACAGCGAACTGTCGTGGTTTGATTGGCATTTTGACCAGGCTAGCCAAGACCTGCTGGCCTTTACCCGGCAGCTCATTCGCCTGCGTCAGGAACATCCTGTCTTTGCCCATCGCCACTGGTTTCAAGGGCGAGCCATCCATGGGTCTGGGATCCATGATATTGGTTGGTATAACCCTGACGGCAGTAAGATTACAGACCACCAGTGGCACGATGACTCTGCAAAGGCTATTGCTGTTTTTCTCAACGGCGAAGAGTTAAGGGCTTCTGATGCTAGAGGCCAGCGGCTACTAGACGACAGTTTTTTGCTATGCTTCAACGCCCAAGCTGATCTCCAGGAGTTTCAAATCCCTCCATCGGTCAAAAAGGAGCGCTGGTCTATGATTCTCAACACCAACAGCCCCGCTGGGTTTGTAGAAGACAAAGAAGTTTATCGGCCCAATGAGGCGATCGCGGTGGCAGACTTTTCCCTGGTGGTGCTCACCAGCCGCCGCACCAAACTCGCCTAGGGCCAAAGCATGCTTACCTACGAACGGATCTACGCCATTGTCCGTCATATTCCGCCGGGGCAGGTAGCCACCTATGGCCAAGTTGCCGAACTCGCGGGTCTAGTCGGTAAACCTCGCCTAGTGGGCTACGCCCTTTACCGGGTCGATATGACCCTAGACGATATCCCCTGGCAGCGAGTAATCAATGCCAAGGGTGAGGTTTCTCAGTCACCCCTGCGCAATGGCAGCGACTACATTCAGCGAGCCATGCTTGAAGACGAGGGCATTGAGTTTGACCACCGTGGTCGAATCGACATCAGCAGATACAAATGGCGCCCGCCCGAAACCGTGATCGAGCAGGCGCTAGCAGTCTTTCGAGAACAGTTAGACTAGGCTAGCCTAGTCAACGGCCACAGCCACTTCCTCTTCTTCGACATAGACCTCTTCAGGTTCATCGATCAGCTCACCGGCTTGCTCAGCCGCTTGACGACGCATCGCCTCACGGTATTTAGCAGCCATCTCTTCAGCTTTGTCGTAGACCAGGTCAGGATTTTTCACCATGTCACCGGGTTCGGGTTCAAGCTGCTTGGTCGAGAGAGAAATCCGACCACGCTCGGCATCAAGGTCGATAATCATCACCTTGATCTCGTCGTTGACGTTGAGCACGCTATGGGGCGTATCAATGTGGTCGTGGGAGATTTCAGAGATGTGCAGTAGGCCACTGACACCGCCAATATCGATAAAGGCACCGTAGGGCTTGAGGCCACGCACAGCACCCAACACCACTTCACCCACCTGAAGGCCATTCATCTTGCGCTCGACTAGAGCGCGACGGTGGCTAAGCACTAGGCGGTTGCGCTCTTCGTCTACCTCTAAAAATTTGAGGGGCAGATCTTCGCCCACCAAATCTTCTTTGGGCTTGCGAGTGCTGATGTGAGAGCCGGGAATAAAGCCACGTAGACCCTCAATCCGCACCAGAGCACCGCCTCGGTTGGTGGCAAACACCCCAGAGCGCACAGTGGCATCTTCTTGCTGAAGCTGACGCACTCGCTCCCAAGCACGCATGTACTCAATGCGGCGAATAGAGAGGGTTAGCTGACCGTCTTCGTTTTCGTCGGTGAGAATAAAGAACTCACGGGTTTCGTTGGAGCGCAGTACCTCTTCAGGGTTGTCAACCCGGTTGATCGACATTTCCTGAATCGGCAGGTAAGCGGCGGTTTTAGCACCAATGTCAATCAGGGCACCCCTAGGCTCAAGACTAAACACAGTCCCAGAAACGGTGTCGCCTGGGTTGAAGTGATAGTCGTACTGGTCTAGTAGCGCAGCAAAGTCTTCGTGTGTAAACCCGATGTCAGCGTCCTTTACGTCCTGATTGAGCATGCTAGTGTTGTCCTATTATTTCTCCGTAATACTGCGGTTTCCTTGCAGACGTACAAAACAATCAACTCAGATATGTGACAGCCCAAACCCCACGCGCTAGCGTGCTGGCGTAGACAGCCCCGATAAACCCACAGGATTAAAATTATAGCCGAAGACAAGCTGTTCTTGATCGCCAGCCACGAGGATTGGGGTGAACCAACGGCGGAAGAGGCGGCGATTCAGTTTTAGATCAATTAGGCAGAAACCACTAGGCCGATATCACATAAGTTGATGGCTGACTGTTTTCGGCTCCGCCAGTAGGGCGATCGCCCCGGCCATCCTGAAGTTGACTGAGGGTTTCGGCAAAATCGCGAATACCCTGAAACTGCCGATATACCGAGGCAAACCGGACAAAGGCAACCTCATTCATTGCCTGGAGTTTAATCAGCACCATCTCACCAATCTCGGCACTGGTTACCTCGCGGGTAGCTCGCTGCTGGAGATCGGCCTCAATGTCATCGACAATCGCCTCCATGGACAGGGACGACACGGGCGTTTTTTCGCAGGCGCGTACAATGCCTCGGAGCAACTTGGAACGTTCAAATAGTTCTCGATCATCACTGCGTTTGACCACAGTAACGGGTACATACTCAATACGCTCGTAGGTGGTGAATCGACGTTCGCAACGCAAACACTCCCGCCGTCGTCGAATGCTGCGCCCGGCCTCCGCCGATCGCGACTCTAGGACTCGGTTGTTTAAATGCTGACAGAACGGACAATGCATAGACACACTCCCAATGGGAGAAAAGTTGACCCCTGCCTCGATGCGTGATCGATAGCGTTGGTAAAAAAATAAAGGCAAACTCTCCCAATACAGGGAAGGCTTGCCTCTATATTAATTAAATTGTGAGAAAACAATCGAAATGATTCAGAAGTTTCGCTTAAATTGCGCGAACTTTGAATCGTTGGACTGTCTTAGGGACTAATCCGCTAGGGCTAGTCTTTGGGAATGCGAGGGGGTTCGCGAAAGGCAATAGCAAAGAACAGAGTGCCAATAATGCAGGCGAAAATGAAGATGTAAGCGACAGCTTCCATGGTTAAAAGGCTCCTACTCGACCAGGTTATCTTCAGTTTACAAGTATTTAGAAGTAAAGTGCCCGACGGGTGAAAGTCTGGATTCAACCGCCGGGCAACTTAACTCAAGCGAAACTAAACTGTTTCTTCTTTGCGGGTGGAGGTATCGCCCACCTTCTGGAAGAAGCCCCATTCCACCTGCTCGGCAGATAGGTCGGGGTCAACCCCAGCAAACACATCGCGGAACAGAGTACGAGACCCGTGCCAGATGTGACCGAAGAAGAACAGCAGCGCAAACACCGCATGACCGTAGGTAAACCAGCCACGAGTACTGGTGCGGAACACCCCGTCGGAGCCGAGGGTTTCGCGGTCGAACTCAAAGGGTTCACCTAGCTGTGCCTTACGGGCATAGCGCTTGACTAAAGCCGGCTCAGTGATAGTTTGACCACCCAAGTCGCCGCCGTAGAAGGTAGCGGTGACACCAGTCTGCTCAAAGCTGTACTTAGACTCAGCCCGACGGAAGGGAATGTCAGCACGGACGACGCCATCTTTATCGACCAGCACCACGGGGAAGGTTTCAAAGAAGTTGGGCAGGCGGCGCACAAACAGTTCGCGACCTTCCTTATCTTTGAATACGGGGTGACCCAGCCAGCCCTCGGCGATACCATCACCTTGAACCATGGGGCCAACCCGGAATAGACCACCTTTCGCGGGGCTGTTGCCGACGTAGTCGTAGAATGCCAGCTTTTCAGGAATACCGGCGTAGGCATCGGCCAGGGAGTACCCGGCGTTGACATCGGCCTGTACTCGACGCTGAATTTCTTGTTTAAAGTAGTCGCCATCCCACTGGTAGCGGGTGGGGCCGAACAGCTCAATGGGGGTAGCGGCACTGCCGTACCACATGGTGCCTGCCACCACAAAGGCAGCAAAGAAAACCGCTGCAATACTGCTAGAGAGTACGGTTTCGATGTTACCCATCCGCAGGGCCTTGTAGAGGCGCTGGGGTGGACGCACCGTCAGGTGGAATAGGCCAGCAATAATGCCCACAATCCCAGCAGCGATGTGGTGAGCCACAATACCACCGGGGTTGAAGGGGTTAAAGCCTGCAGAACCCCACTCGGGCGCAACCCCCTGCACATGGCCGGTCAGACCGTAGGGGTCAGATACCCACATGCCTGGCCCCCAGAGGCCAGTGAGGTGGAAAGCTCCAAAGCCAAAGCAGAGGAGGCCCGACAGAAACAGGTGAATACCAAACATCTTGGGCAAATCCAGCGCCGGTTCTCCGGTGCGAGGATCGCGGAATAGGTCTAGATCCCAATAGACCCAGTGCCAGCAGGCGGCTAGAAACAGCAGACCCGACAACACGATGTGGGCAGCAGCTACGCCTTCAAATGACCAAAAACCAGGGTTGACAGCGGTTGCGCCAGTGACGCTCCAGCCGCCCCACGACTCAGTGACGCCGAGCCGAGCCATAAAGGGCAGCACAAACATGCCCTGCCGCCACATGGGGTTCAGTACGGGGTCACTGGGGTCAAAGGTGGATAGTTCGAACAGGGCCATCGAGCCGGCCCAGCCAGCTACCAGAGCCGTATGCATCAGGTGTACAGCAATCAGTCGCCCGGGATCGTTAACGACGACCGTATGTACCCGGTACCAGGGTAGTCCCATTGACTACGCTCCTCCTCTAGGTAAAACAATGTTGTTTTGTGGAATTGTCTTAAGCATGCCAGATACTGATTAGCCTATCAGAATCGGGCTCTCAGAATTGCCCCAATTAACCCCATCGTCCCGGTGTGCCTCGATAGACACCGCCATTGTTTGGATGGTGAATCATTTGGTACAGATGAGATGTAACAATGAAATTACTTAACGAAGTGTAACCAGTCCGAATTTCCCTCGCAACTAGGTTGGACCGTTGTCGGGGGCGATCGCCAGCAGCTACGGTACGGAGGCACCTTGGTCTAACGGCTAAAGGCTTGATCTACCGCCATTATTGACGCAGAACGCAAAGGAGATTCCCTTGATGGCCAATGTTAAGTTTGTTAACGAAGACACAGAGATCACCATGGCCGACGGGGCCAACCTGCGTTTTAAGGCTCTGGAAAACCGCATCGACATCTATACCTTTAGCGGCAAGTTGATGAACTGTGGTGGCTACGGGCAGTGTGGCACCTGTGTGGTGGATGTTGTTGCCGGTGGCGAAAATCTGTCTCCTCGCACTCAGGTAGAAGAGCGCAAGCTTAAGAAATGGCCCTCTAGCTGCCGCTTGGCCTGCCAAACCACGGTGCATGGGCCGGTTTCCGTTGTGACTAAGCCCAACCGCAAGGCTAAGGCGTCTGCTTAAAGCTTTTCAAAGTACCTAGGCTTGCCAGGGGAGCTTTGACCAACCACTACGTTTCGTATCGGCTAGAGTGATATTCTAAGGGCGTTAGGTCTTTGGGCAGTGCAGGCGTTAGCCAGCTAGGCCAAGTGGGGTTTGGGGGCTGAGGCTCTGCCGATACCAAAGGACTAATGCGACGTTGTTGGGTTGAGAGTAGAGGCAAGCATGGAAGTTAATAAACTTGGCTTTGTGGCCAGCATTCTCTTTGTTCTGGTACCGACGGTTTTTCTGCTGATTCTGTACATTCAAACCTCAAGTAAGCAAACCGGCTCCTAAGCCCCTGGCCTGGAAGCTCGATGTAGCTGCTTAGATGAGCGGTATAGGGATGAGAGCAGTTTGGCCTCAGGGCCAAATCTATAGGGTTTAGGTGTATTCTGCGGGCGCTGGTCTGACCGGCGCTTTTTTGTAGGCTGAGTTTATTTTGGCGGCCTTTGACAGCGTCCGCAATCGCGATCGCACATCCTTGATTAAACCAATGACGTACTGTTTAGGCATTTTGGTAAAAGACGGGCTGGTGATTGCCGCCGACTCTCGAACCAACGCTGGGGTTGACTACATTTCGTCGTATCGCAAGTTATTTGACTTCTCTAATCCCGGTGAACGGGTGATCTTGCTGTGTAGCTCGGGCAATTTGTCGATTACCCAGGCGGTGGTTCACCAGCTCAACCAAGACATTAAGCGCGACTGCGAACCCAACCTGCACAGCCTACCTACTCTGTACGATGTCGCTCGCTATTTAGGGGATAAAATTCGTACTCTGCAAGAGGCTGACCGAGCTTGGCTGGCCAAGGACAAGATCGATTTTCAGTGCAGCTTTTTGATCGGCGGTCAGGTGCGGGGAGAAGCGCCGGAGCTGTTTTTGGTCTACAGCCAGGGCAACTGCATCAAGGCTACTCCCGAGACGCCATTTTTGCAGATCGGAGAAACTAAGTACGGCAAGCCCATTTTAGATAGAACGCTGGGGTTTGACGTGCCCCTCGATGCGGTGGCCAAGTGCGCCCTGCTCTCGATCGAC is a genomic window of Nodosilinea sp. E11 containing:
- the glgX gene encoding glycogen debranching protein GlgX, with the translated sequence MGMQVWPGRPHPLGATWDGTGTNFALFSENATAVEICLFDAGNQEIRVPLIEVDNFVWHGYLVGVKPGQRYGFRVHGPHDPEAGQRFNPHKLLIDPYAKALDGDVQFDPAIFGYDIESSDDLERLDLSFSQIDSAPYMPKAIVVDPAFDWEGDRSPDTPWHRTIIYETHVKGLTQQHPQVPTELRGTYAGLAHPAIIDHLTHLGITAVELLPVHHFHAYPGHLANTGLRNYWGYDSLNYFSPYGGYSSAGQHGEQVNEFKSMVKALHQAGIEVILDVVYNHTGEGSHLGPTLSLRGIDNAAYYRLVEDAPRYYMDFTGCGNSLNVRHPQILKLIMDSLRYWVLEMHVDGFRFDLASALARELYEVDSLAAFFDIIHQDPVLSTIKLIAEPWDLGEGGYQVGNFPLLWSEWNGKYRDSMRDFWRDHDCRLGEFAFRITGSSDLYQANGKRPHASINFITCHDGFTLRDLVSYNEKHNLANHENNRDGESYNRSWNCGAEGETEEPEILALRHKQQRNLLATLLLSQGVPMLLGGDELNRTQQGNNNTYCQDSELSWFDWHFDQASQDLLAFTRQLIRLRQEHPVFAHRHWFQGRAIHGSGIHDIGWYNPDGSKITDHQWHDDSAKAIAVFLNGEELRASDARGQRLLDDSFLLCFNAQADLQEFQIPPSVKKERWSMILNTNSPAGFVEDKEVYRPNEAIAVADFSLVVLTSRRTKLA
- the psbM gene encoding photosystem II reaction center protein PsbM, with protein sequence MEVNKLGFVASILFVLVPTVFLLILYIQTSSKQTGS
- a CDS encoding 2Fe-2S iron-sulfur cluster-binding protein; this translates as MANVKFVNEDTEITMADGANLRFKALENRIDIYTFSGKLMNCGGYGQCGTCVVDVVAGGENLSPRTQVEERKLKKWPSSCRLACQTTVHGPVSVVTKPNRKAKASA
- the aqpZ gene encoding aquaporin Z gives rise to the protein MPLTKRCVAEFLGTLWLVLGGCGSAVLAGQFLDGSGAFDLGIGFLGVSLAFGLTVLTMAYAIGHISGCHLNPAVSFGLWAAGRFPGGELLPYIVSQVLGAVVGAGIIYLIATGQSDFVIDPSVGNPLATNGFGVHSPGGFSLLACLVCEVVMTFFFLMIILGATDFRAPVGLAPVAIGLALTLIHLISIPVTNTSVNPARSTGPALFVGGPLVAQLWLFWVAPILGALLAGWFYATFFADDSEKAARLERTKPV
- a CDS encoding proteasome-type protease, producing MTYCLGILVKDGLVIAADSRTNAGVDYISSYRKLFDFSNPGERVILLCSSGNLSITQAVVHQLNQDIKRDCEPNLHSLPTLYDVARYLGDKIRTLQEADRAWLAKDKIDFQCSFLIGGQVRGEAPELFLVYSQGNCIKATPETPFLQIGETKYGKPILDRTLGFDVPLDAVAKCALLSIDSTMRSNLSVGPPIHMVLYQTDSFEVRHRAQFQAGDPYLIKMRKHWEVALREASASMPDISWNQDGTMPPLGIADLGET
- a CDS encoding NUDIX domain-containing protein — encoded protein: MAKKSAGLLMYRIQNCHLEVLLVHSGGPYWVNRRWQAWTIPKGEIDPGEDTFAAAKREFFEETGQAPVGDFRPLRPVRQAGGKLVFAWAFEGNFNPANLHSNTFVLEWPPNSGVLKEFPEVDQAAWFPLAEAKRRIIKAQAQFLDELVQTLGPVLSV
- the nrdR gene encoding transcriptional regulator NrdR codes for the protein MHCPFCQHLNNRVLESRSAEAGRSIRRRRECLRCERRFTTYERIEYVPVTVVKRSDDRELFERSKLLRGIVRACEKTPVSSLSMEAIVDDIEADLQQRATREVTSAEIGEMVLIKLQAMNEVAFVRFASVYRQFQGIRDFAETLSQLQDGRGDRPTGGAENSQPSTYVISA
- a CDS encoding zinc ribbon domain-containing protein, whose amino-acid sequence is MPYQCDLSPSQKIYLDNPGTATLITLVNSGPGQQQQSSTQVQTGPWTEAPQIVLGSGGRLIRCVAAQGVFIWQVQGMQIETTHAAAWPGDRATPMQVTAVSLTSPMQPMQPMQPMKMGDMDMSAQPMTMRMGTMSLGLGNTNTQTDKQKFCTQCGAAVDASDRFCGSCGHQLR
- a CDS encoding 30S ribosomal protein S1; its protein translation is MLNQDVKDADIGFTHEDFAALLDQYDYHFNPGDTVSGTVFSLEPRGALIDIGAKTAAYLPIQEMSINRVDNPEEVLRSNETREFFILTDENEDGQLTLSIRRIEYMRAWERVRQLQQEDATVRSGVFATNRGGALVRIEGLRGFIPGSHISTRKPKEDLVGEDLPLKFLEVDEERNRLVLSHRRALVERKMNGLQVGEVVLGAVRGLKPYGAFIDIGGVSGLLHISEISHDHIDTPHSVLNVNDEIKVMIIDLDAERGRISLSTKQLEPEPGDMVKNPDLVYDKAEEMAAKYREAMRRQAAEQAGELIDEPEEVYVEEEEVAVAVD
- a CDS encoding MGMT family protein → MLTYERIYAIVRHIPPGQVATYGQVAELAGLVGKPRLVGYALYRVDMTLDDIPWQRVINAKGEVSQSPLRNGSDYIQRAMLEDEGIEFDHRGRIDISRYKWRPPETVIEQALAVFREQLD
- the psbB gene encoding photosystem II chlorophyll-binding protein CP47 translates to MGLPWYRVHTVVVNDPGRLIAVHLMHTALVAGWAGSMALFELSTFDPSDPVLNPMWRQGMFVLPFMARLGVTESWGGWSVTGATAVNPGFWSFEGVAAAHIVLSGLLFLAACWHWVYWDLDLFRDPRTGEPALDLPKMFGIHLFLSGLLCFGFGAFHLTGLWGPGMWVSDPYGLTGHVQGVAPEWGSAGFNPFNPGGIVAHHIAAGIVGIIAGLFHLTVRPPQRLYKALRMGNIETVLSSSIAAVFFAAFVVAGTMWYGSAATPIELFGPTRYQWDGDYFKQEIQRRVQADVNAGYSLADAYAGIPEKLAFYDYVGNSPAKGGLFRVGPMVQGDGIAEGWLGHPVFKDKEGRELFVRRLPNFFETFPVVLVDKDGVVRADIPFRRAESKYSFEQTGVTATFYGGDLGGQTITEPALVKRYARKAQLGEPFEFDRETLGSDGVFRTSTRGWFTYGHAVFALLFFFGHIWHGSRTLFRDVFAGVDPDLSAEQVEWGFFQKVGDTSTRKEETV
- a CDS encoding photosystem II reaction center protein T, translated to MEAVAYIFIFACIIGTLFFAIAFREPPRIPKD